AATTCGTTTTATAAAAACTGTATAGATATTTAATAAACTTTGAAGGGAGTAACTCGATAAAATCGATTTCTTTGAAATCGTAATTTTCGAGTTACTCCCATTTTTTTGATAGTAGGGATGATTTTCTCCATGAACTAGAGTCTTTATAGAAAAAAATATATATAGTAATTATAGAAAGTAAACTTTATATATGCTAAAGTATTTTTATCTTAAAAATTTTTTAAAAAAGTGATATAATGTAGCAGTACATAGTTAGATATGGAGGTGCAACTTGAAATTATCGGTATTAGCCAGCAGTAGTAGTGGAAATAGTATCTATATAGAGCATAATAATTTTAAATGTTTAGTAGATGCAGGACTGACTGGGAAAAAAGTAGTAGAGAACTTGGCGCAAATAGAGCGTGATATTAAAGATATCAATGCAATTTTTGTAACACATGAACATATTGACCATATAAAAGGAGTAGGAGTACTCGCAAGGAAGTATAATATTCCAGTTTATGCTAATAAACTTACTTGGCAAAACATGACTAAATGTGGTGAAATCAGCTCAGATCTTAAGTTTCATTTTGAAAAAGAAGAAAGCAAGATCTTTGATGATGTAGTTGTTAATAGTTTTGGAGTTAGTCATGATGCGATTAATCCACAGTTTTATACATTTGAATGTGAAGGAAAAAGGGTGAGTATTCTTACAGATACGGGTTATGTATCTGATAAGATGATAGATTATGTGAAAGATTCACATACTATTGTCTATGAGAGCAATCATGAAGAGAATGTTCTGCTTAGTGGGCCTTATCCATGGACGACTAAACAGCGTATATTATCAGACATGGGTCACTTATCAAATACAGATTCTGCTAATTATTTAACAAAAATAGTAGGAGATAGCACAAAAAATGTCTTTTTAGCCCACTTAAGTGAGCAAAATAATACGAAAGAACTTGCTCGTATGGCAGCTGACATGACTCTTAAAAATAAGGATATAGATTGTGTTCTAGAAGCTGATAAAACTATTGATTGTAATGATAAAATAATTATTATGGATACTGATCCAGTAGTTCCGACTAAGATAATAGAAATATAAAAATTAGTAAAAAAGCGACTTGATAAAATATTTTTTAGAAAATAAGATTTTGAGTCGTTTTTTTCGATATATTCAGAGGAAATTTTAGTAGTTTTATAGAGTGTTTTGATAAATATTCAGAAAATTCTAGATTTTTCTCTCTGAATTTTACTTTTTTATTGCTTTTTTTCTAAAAATTTTATAATATAGTATTATGCTGTTTTTATTTAAGGTTATGATTTATAAAAAAATCTGATTAGAAATAAAACAATATTAATTGAAAATGCAAAAGGAAATAAAGTTTAAATTTGTATTTATTATTGAAGTAAGTTATTTTTTGGAAGGAGATAGGTAAATGGAGAAACTATTAGAGATTAAAAATCTAGAAACAGCTTTTAGAATTAAAGACGATTACTTTAATGCTGTTGATAAAGTTAGTTTAGACCTATATAAAAACGAAGTATTAGCTATCGTTGGGGAGAGTGGTTGTGGTAAGTCGACATTAGCGACTACTATTATGCGTCTTCATAATGAAAATCTTACTAAGTCAACTGGAGAAATTATTTTTAATGGGAAAAATATTCTTGACTTAACAGAAGATGAGATGAATAAAATTAGAACAAAAGATATTGGAATGATTTTCCAAGATCCACTTTCTTCGTTAAACCCATTACACAGAATTGGAAAACAAATAGAAGAAGCCTTAATTTATCACACAGAATTAAGTGCAGAAGAAAGACAAAAGAGAGTTATCGAGTTATTAACACAAGTTGGTATCCCTAATCCTGAGCGTTGTGCAAAACAGTATCCACATGAGTTATCAGGAGGTATGCGTCAACGTGTTATGATAGCTATGGCGATGAGTTGTAAACCAAGTGTTCTTATCGCAGACGAACCTACAACAGCTCTAGACGTTACAATTCAAGCGCAAATATTAGACCTTATTAAAGGACTTCAAGCAGAGATGCATGCAGGAATTATCTTAATTACTCATGACCTTGGTGTAGTTGCTGAGATGGCTGATAGAGTAGCTGTACTGTATGCTGGAGAAGTAGTAGAAATTGGAACTGCAGAACAAATCTTCAAAAATCCAAAACACCCGTACACTCGTAGTTTATTACGTAGTATTCCTCAACTTGATGATGAAGATGCTAGTGATGACCTTTACGTTATTCAAGGGATGGTACCTTCTCTAAAAACATTAGACAGACAAGGGTGTCGTTTTGCTGATCGTATATCTTGGCTAAAAGATGAAGAACACGAACACAATCCAACTTTACATGAAGTAGAAGAAGGACATCATGTACGTTGTACATGCTATAAAAACTTTGAATTTGAAGGGGAGGAGAACAATGCTTAAAGTAGAAAATCTAAAAGTACATTATCCCATTCGCGGTGGATTTTTCAATACAATTAAAGATCATGTCTATGCAGTAGATGGGGTTGATATTGAAATCGAAGCAGGGAAAACTTATGGACTAATCGGTGAAAGTGGTAGTGGAAAAACTACTGTAGGTAAAGTAGTCTTAGGTTTAGAAAAAGCAACTGATGGACAAATTATTTACAAAGACGAAGATGTTACTAAAAAAGCAGCTCGTAAAAAACTAAAATATAATCGTGATGTTCAAATGATTTTCCAAGATGCAATGTCTAGTTTAAATCCTAAAAAACGTATTATAGATATTATTTCAGAACCTATTAGTAATTTTGAAAACTTATCTGAAGAAGATACTAGAAAGCGCGTATTAGAGCTTCTTAATATCGTAGGTATGGGTGAAGAAGCTATGTATAAATATCCATTTGAATTCTCAGGTGGACAACGTCAACGTATTGGTGTTGCACGTGCAATCGCGTGTAATCCACGTTTAATCGTAGCCGATGAGCCGGTATCTGCCCTTGACCTTTCAGTTCAAGCTCAGGTATTAAACTTTATGAAAAAAATCCAAAGAGATTTTAATATAAGTTATTTATTTATCTCTCATGACCTTGGTGTTGTTAAGCACATGTGTGATTATATTTATATCATGTATCGTGGTCGTATCGTAGAACGTGGAACTCGTGAAGATATTTACAATAATCCACAACACATTTATACAAAACGTCTTATTGCGGCTATTCCAAGTACTAACTTAGATAAAGCTAAAGAAGTAAAAGAAGTTAGACAAGCTGTTGAAGAAGAGTATCAAAAACATTATAATGATTATTTCGATAAAGATGGAAGAGTGTATCCACTTAAAAAATTAACAGATACACACTATGTAGCTATGAAAGGAGGAGAAGTATAATGTGGAAAGTAGTTTTAAAACGTTTTTTAGTAATGATACCACAACTATTCATCCTTAGTATACTAGTGTTTGGTCTAGCTAAACTTATGCCTGGGGATCCATTTAGTGGTTTAGCAGAAAATCCAAAAATATCTCAAGAACAAATTGAGGCGATTCGTCAAGCGAGTGGGTTCTATGAACCTTGGTATCAACAATACCTAACTTGGTTAAAAAACTTCATGCATGGTGATTTCGGATTAAGTTATACTACTGGTAAATCAGTAGGGACACTTTTAGGAGAAAGAATTTTCAATACATTCAACCTGTCATTATTTACTGCGGTAATTATGTATGCAATTGCTATCCCTATGGGGATGTATTCAGGTCGTTATAATGGTTCTAAATTCGATAAATTCGTAAACTTTTATAACTTCTTCTTCCTAGCGATTCCATCATTCGTATTATACTTATTCATGATTGCATTATTTGGTTTCGGTTTAGGATGGTTCCCAACAAGTGGATCTGTAGATGTTAACCTTGATCCAGGAACATTCACATACTATATTAATAAACTGCAACACTTAATCTTACCTGGTATCTGTTTAGCGTTATTATCAACAGTATCAACTGTTCAATATTTACGTAATGAAGTTATCGACGCGAAACAAAGTGATTATGTTAAAACAGCACGTGCTAAAGGTGTGCCAGTAAAAAAAGTTTATTCAGGACACATTTTTAGAAACTCTATCTTACCAATCGCAGCATTCTTCGGATTCTCTATTACTGGATTATTCAGTGGTGGTATCTTCGTAGAAACAATCTTTGGTTACCCTGGAATGGGACAATTATTCTATCAAAGTATTCAAGATAGAGACTACAGTGTTGTTACAACATTAATGTTATTCTCAGGATTCTTAACATTGCTTGGTAGTACTTTAAGTGATATTATCATGGCAATTGTTGACCCACGTATTAAATTAGACTAGGAGGAAGTTGAACAATGACAAAAGCAAAAGAAGAAAAAGTTATAACTAAAACTCCTTCTGGGTTTTCAGTTGTGGCTCGTGAATTTAAAAAGGATAAAGGTGCTTTTGCAGCTTTAATCACATTAAGTGCAATTTTAATTTTTGTAGTACTTTTCAATATTTACATTCGTGTGAGTGGAGTATATAGTACTTACTTTGATGTAGATTTATTAAATATTTTCTTAAAACCTGGTGAGGATGGATTCTTATTAGGTACAGACGTAGGTGGTCACTCAGTTTTTGGATGGCTAATGATGGGGATGCTTAACTCAATTCTTATCGCGGTTGCGGTAACAGCATTAACAATTGGGTTTGGTACAGCAGTAGGGTTAGTTATTGCATATTACGGAGGACGTGTTGATAATATTGTGATGCGTTTCGTAGACTTTATGGTAATTATCCCAACTCTTATGGTAATCATCGTATTCGTAAGTATTAAACGTGATTACGGACTTGTACTATTCATTCTGATTTTATCAGCGTTCGCATGGATGGGATCAACTCGTCTAGTACGTAGTAAAGCATTATCAGAATCACGTCGTGATTATGTTCTTGCTTCAAAAACTATGGGAACACCAGATTGGAAAATCATGTTACAAGGAATTTTACCAAATATCAGTTCTATCATTATCGTAGAAGCTACATTATCATTAGCTGCTAATATGGGTATCGAGGTAGGTCTGACATATCTTGGATTCGGTCTTCCAGCAGGAACACCAAGTATAGGTACAATGTTATCTTATGCAAAAGATGCAGACGTTCTTATTAACAAAATGTACATTTGGTTACCAGCAGCCCTTGCAATCTTAATCATCGTTTTATGTATCAACTCTATTGGTGGTGCATTAAGACGTAGTTTAGATGCTAGACAAAGATTATAATTTAGAGGTTGTATACTAAATCCGGGGCATGGAAAAATTCCAGCCCCGGATTTCAATTTTTATATACAAAAAGACAAATATCCAATATAATTAAGGTGTACAAAAATAATTAACTAAGAAAGGATATTTGTCATGTCTAATTTTATCACAAATTTACTATTAATAAAAGACCAAAATATAACTATGGATGATAAACTTGATTTAATTAATGTAGACGGTCAAGATACATTCGTATTTCATGGGACTTTATCATACAATCCAAAGTGTTGTACAAACTGTGGTTGTATAAAAGAAGGAAATAATATAGTTAAAAATGGATTCACAGATCCATTAAAAGTAGCTTTATTAAAGATGTCAGAATGCCCTACATATCTACGATTAAAGAAACAACGCTTTAAATGTAAAGAATGTAATTCTAAGTTTTGTGCTGAAACATCATTTGTACAAAAACACTGCAGTATATCTAAAAATCTTATATTCTACATTATGAAGAATCTTTCTAAGACAATATCATTTAAAGATATAGCTGAATTAAGTAATGTATCAGTATCTACAGTAGTAAGAGTAATGAAATCATGTAGAGAAGCCGTAGAAGTTAAGACTCATTCAACCCTACCAGAACACCTATGTTTTGATGAGATAAAGTCAACTAAAGACAGTAAAAATGGAATGAGCTTCGTATTCTTAGATGCTAAAACACATGATTTTATAGATATTGTAGATGGAAGAACTCAACATATATTAAAACAATACTTTATGAGATATCCAAGGAAAGTAAGAAAGAAAGTAAAAACAATCTGTATAGATATTTATCCTCCTTATATGAATATGATTAGAGAGATGTTCCCTAACGCTAAAATAATTATAGATAGATTCCATATGGTACAAAATATTAATAGAGAATTAAATAAAGCTAGAATAAAACTAATGAACCAATATAAGAATAAAAAAGGCTCTATTTACACTGTTTTAAAGAATTTTTGGAAAGTAATATTAGAAGATAGAGATAAAGTAAATTCAACAAAATCATTCTATT
This is a stretch of genomic DNA from Gemella haemolysans. It encodes these proteins:
- a CDS encoding ATP-binding cassette domain-containing protein, translating into MLKVENLKVHYPIRGGFFNTIKDHVYAVDGVDIEIEAGKTYGLIGESGSGKTTVGKVVLGLEKATDGQIIYKDEDVTKKAARKKLKYNRDVQMIFQDAMSSLNPKKRIIDIISEPISNFENLSEEDTRKRVLELLNIVGMGEEAMYKYPFEFSGGQRQRIGVARAIACNPRLIVADEPVSALDLSVQAQVLNFMKKIQRDFNISYLFISHDLGVVKHMCDYIYIMYRGRIVERGTREDIYNNPQHIYTKRLIAAIPSTNLDKAKEVKEVRQAVEEEYQKHYNDYFDKDGRVYPLKKLTDTHYVAMKGGEV
- a CDS encoding ABC transporter permease, producing MTKAKEEKVITKTPSGFSVVAREFKKDKGAFAALITLSAILIFVVLFNIYIRVSGVYSTYFDVDLLNIFLKPGEDGFLLGTDVGGHSVFGWLMMGMLNSILIAVAVTALTIGFGTAVGLVIAYYGGRVDNIVMRFVDFMVIIPTLMVIIVFVSIKRDYGLVLFILILSAFAWMGSTRLVRSKALSESRRDYVLASKTMGTPDWKIMLQGILPNISSIIIVEATLSLAANMGIEVGLTYLGFGLPAGTPSIGTMLSYAKDADVLINKMYIWLPAALAILIIVLCINSIGGALRRSLDARQRL
- the opp4B gene encoding oligopeptide ABC transporter permease, with the protein product MWKVVLKRFLVMIPQLFILSILVFGLAKLMPGDPFSGLAENPKISQEQIEAIRQASGFYEPWYQQYLTWLKNFMHGDFGLSYTTGKSVGTLLGERIFNTFNLSLFTAVIMYAIAIPMGMYSGRYNGSKFDKFVNFYNFFFLAIPSFVLYLFMIALFGFGLGWFPTSGSVDVNLDPGTFTYYINKLQHLILPGICLALLSTVSTVQYLRNEVIDAKQSDYVKTARAKGVPVKKVYSGHIFRNSILPIAAFFGFSITGLFSGGIFVETIFGYPGMGQLFYQSIQDRDYSVVTTLMLFSGFLTLLGSTLSDIIMAIVDPRIKLD
- a CDS encoding ISL3 family transposase, encoding MSNFITNLLLIKDQNITMDDKLDLINVDGQDTFVFHGTLSYNPKCCTNCGCIKEGNNIVKNGFTDPLKVALLKMSECPTYLRLKKQRFKCKECNSKFCAETSFVQKHCSISKNLIFYIMKNLSKTISFKDIAELSNVSVSTVVRVMKSCREAVEVKTHSTLPEHLCFDEIKSTKDSKNGMSFVFLDAKTHDFIDIVDGRTQHILKQYFMRYPRKVRKKVKTICIDIYPPYMNMIREMFPNAKIIIDRFHMVQNINRELNKARIKLMNQYKNKKGSIYTVLKNFWKVILEDRDKVNSTKSFYSRSFKRYVTRKEVLDYILAIDDEFTASYGRVHEIREAIKAKDSVELEKYIDMDTRGLSKGVSKAINTMNKHKEYMLNAVKYKYSNGPLEGFNNKIKLLKKVSYGYSSFSNFRLRILIMSRLFVSEYKNNVKLKENKKKSKQQNAA
- a CDS encoding MBL fold metallo-hydrolase, with product MKLSVLASSSSGNSIYIEHNNFKCLVDAGLTGKKVVENLAQIERDIKDINAIFVTHEHIDHIKGVGVLARKYNIPVYANKLTWQNMTKCGEISSDLKFHFEKEESKIFDDVVVNSFGVSHDAINPQFYTFECEGKRVSILTDTGYVSDKMIDYVKDSHTIVYESNHEENVLLSGPYPWTTKQRILSDMGHLSNTDSANYLTKIVGDSTKNVFLAHLSEQNNTKELARMAADMTLKNKDIDCVLEADKTIDCNDKIIIMDTDPVVPTKIIEI
- a CDS encoding ABC transporter ATP-binding protein is translated as MEKLLEIKNLETAFRIKDDYFNAVDKVSLDLYKNEVLAIVGESGCGKSTLATTIMRLHNENLTKSTGEIIFNGKNILDLTEDEMNKIRTKDIGMIFQDPLSSLNPLHRIGKQIEEALIYHTELSAEERQKRVIELLTQVGIPNPERCAKQYPHELSGGMRQRVMIAMAMSCKPSVLIADEPTTALDVTIQAQILDLIKGLQAEMHAGIILITHDLGVVAEMADRVAVLYAGEVVEIGTAEQIFKNPKHPYTRSLLRSIPQLDDEDASDDLYVIQGMVPSLKTLDRQGCRFADRISWLKDEEHEHNPTLHEVEEGHHVRCTCYKNFEFEGEENNA